One genomic segment of Streptomyces sp. NBC_00239 includes these proteins:
- a CDS encoding IclR family transcriptional regulator — protein sequence MPLTGPQSVDRALAVLDAVADAPGPVSAKALARRAGCSLSTVYHLLAPLTARGHLVRTPQGYAPGPRIAGLHRGFQRHLQPAPGIAELLPRLRRATGAEAYYTAYRDGRITVVDTTAPVTDTANPFTPGLEARAHATAHGKALLAALPRPVRRRYLADHGMARFTDRTITSAELLEAELGRVRDQGFAVSVGEADPAYTCLAVALPEPRGDGSVHALSVSLPTADFRHRRSAVRAAVTEAAAGLL from the coding sequence ATGCCGCTCACCGGTCCGCAGTCCGTCGACCGCGCCCTCGCCGTGCTCGACGCCGTGGCCGACGCACCCGGCCCGGTCAGCGCCAAGGCCCTGGCGCGCCGGGCCGGCTGTTCGCTGTCGACCGTGTACCACCTGCTCGCCCCGCTCACGGCGCGCGGCCACCTCGTCCGCACCCCGCAGGGGTACGCGCCCGGCCCGCGGATCGCCGGACTCCACCGCGGCTTCCAGCGGCACCTGCAACCCGCCCCCGGCATCGCCGAGCTGCTGCCCCGGCTCCGGCGGGCCACCGGCGCCGAGGCGTACTACACCGCCTACCGGGACGGCCGTATCACGGTCGTGGACACCACCGCGCCCGTGACGGACACCGCGAACCCCTTCACCCCCGGCCTGGAGGCCCGCGCCCACGCCACCGCCCACGGCAAGGCGCTGCTCGCCGCACTGCCCCGCCCGGTCCGCCGCCGCTACCTGGCCGACCACGGGATGGCCCGTTTCACCGACCGTACGATCACCAGCGCCGAGCTGCTGGAGGCGGAGCTGGGCCGGGTACGGGACCAGGGGTTCGCGGTCTCCGTGGGCGAGGCCGATCCCGCCTACACGTGCCTCGCCGTGGCCCTGCCCGAACCCCGCGGGGACGGTTCGGTGCACGCCCTGTCGGTGTCCCTGCCGACCGCCGACTTCCGGCACCGCCGCTCGGCCGTCCGCGCGGCTGTCACCGAGGCGGCCGCCGGCCTCCTGTGA
- a CDS encoding potassium channel family protein, protein MIVCGDDGLARRLAAELRYVYEERVTLVMPAEGIPRPPQVGRPDRPGTGIGRGLLGRNPMTRARAATADRAAVPDLRIIEAAEPDDAVLAGAGVADAAALALVYEDDETNLRAALLARRLNPRLRLVIRLYNRKLGQHLESLLDQAAIVAEPGLDLRDLDSVTTVLSDADTAAPALAASAVAGTSKVIQAEGLLLRAVERTPAEPGRVADPGLCTLALLSATANDPAGSEGSEASADGGPQLLPDDRAVAAAAGRGIVALEAVTPLAPATPGGPRLSTALLPVASLFSRRLRWALCALTGAVAALAVASWLTTGDHPLHAAYLILLDTFAINDPAIGDSTQRKVLQLLAGLLGLLLLPVLVAAAFEALGAFRTATAQRRPPRGLSGHVVLLGLGKIGTRVLARLSELDIPVVCVESDPEARGLALARNLRVPVVMGDVTEEGVLEAARVHRAHSLLALTSSDTTNLEAALYARAGKSDIRAVLRLYDDDFATAVYRTLRAAHPAALTRSRSVTFMAAPAFAGAMLGRQILGAIPVERRVLLFVGFEVAGHPMLEGRTVRECFHPGAWRVVALDPSAPGERRADLGRGEGAARSAAELRWVLRPDDVLKPDDRVVIAATRRGLAELLGRRHAAVGGADTGPADPARDHGDGRP, encoded by the coding sequence ATGATCGTGTGCGGTGACGACGGACTGGCCCGCCGGCTCGCCGCGGAACTGCGGTACGTGTACGAGGAGCGGGTCACGCTCGTCATGCCCGCCGAAGGGATCCCGCGGCCACCGCAGGTCGGGCGGCCCGACCGCCCCGGAACCGGCATCGGCCGCGGTCTGCTGGGCCGCAACCCCATGACCCGGGCCCGCGCAGCCACCGCCGACCGGGCCGCCGTACCCGACCTGCGCATCATCGAGGCCGCCGAGCCCGACGACGCCGTACTGGCCGGCGCCGGAGTGGCCGACGCGGCCGCCCTCGCGCTCGTCTACGAGGACGACGAGACCAACCTGCGCGCCGCACTGCTCGCCCGCCGCCTCAACCCGCGGCTGCGCCTGGTCATCCGGCTCTACAACCGGAAACTGGGCCAGCACCTGGAATCCCTCCTCGACCAGGCGGCGATCGTCGCCGAACCCGGGCTCGACCTGCGCGACCTCGACTCCGTGACCACGGTGCTCTCCGACGCGGACACCGCGGCGCCCGCCCTCGCGGCCAGTGCCGTCGCCGGCACCAGCAAGGTCATCCAGGCCGAAGGGCTGCTGCTGCGCGCCGTGGAGCGCACCCCGGCCGAACCCGGCCGGGTCGCCGACCCGGGGCTGTGCACGCTGGCGTTGCTCTCCGCGACCGCCAACGACCCCGCCGGGTCGGAGGGTTCGGAGGCAAGTGCGGACGGCGGGCCGCAACTCCTGCCCGACGACCGGGCGGTGGCCGCCGCCGCAGGCCGTGGGATCGTCGCCCTGGAAGCGGTCACCCCGCTGGCGCCGGCTACCCCCGGTGGACCGCGGCTGAGCACGGCCCTGCTGCCGGTGGCCTCGCTGTTCTCACGCCGGCTGCGCTGGGCCCTGTGCGCGCTCACCGGCGCGGTCGCCGCCCTCGCCGTGGCGTCCTGGCTCACCACCGGCGACCACCCGCTGCACGCCGCCTACCTGATCCTCCTCGACACCTTCGCCATCAACGACCCCGCGATCGGCGACTCCACCCAGCGCAAGGTGCTCCAGCTGCTGGCCGGACTGCTCGGCCTGCTCCTGCTGCCGGTCCTGGTCGCGGCCGCGTTCGAAGCGCTCGGGGCCTTCCGCACGGCCACCGCGCAGCGGCGCCCGCCCCGCGGCCTGTCCGGCCACGTGGTGCTGCTCGGCCTCGGCAAGATCGGCACCCGGGTGCTGGCCCGGCTCAGCGAACTCGACATCCCCGTCGTGTGCGTGGAAAGCGACCCGGAGGCCCGCGGCCTCGCCCTCGCCCGCAACCTGCGGGTGCCGGTCGTCATGGGCGACGTCACCGAGGAAGGCGTCCTGGAGGCCGCCCGTGTACACCGCGCCCACTCGCTGCTCGCGCTGACCAGCTCCGACACCACCAACCTGGAGGCGGCCCTCTACGCCCGCGCCGGGAAGAGCGACATCCGGGCCGTCCTGCGGCTGTACGACGACGACTTCGCCACCGCCGTGTACCGCACGCTGCGCGCCGCGCACCCGGCGGCCCTCACCCGCAGCCGCAGCGTCACCTTCATGGCCGCGCCCGCCTTCGCCGGGGCCATGCTGGGGCGACAGATCCTCGGCGCCATCCCGGTGGAGCGGCGCGTGCTGCTCTTCGTCGGCTTCGAAGTGGCCGGCCACCCGATGCTGGAGGGGCGTACCGTCCGCGAGTGCTTCCACCCCGGCGCCTGGCGGGTGGTCGCCCTCGACCCCTCCGCGCCCGGCGAGCGGCGCGCCGACCTCGGCCGCGGCGAGGGGGCCGCCCGGAGCGCGGCCGAGCTGCGGTGGGTGCTGCGCCCCGATGACGTGCTCAAGCCGGATGACCGGGTCGTCATCGCGGCCACCCGGCGTGGGCTCGCCGAACTCCTCGGCCGCCGGCACGCCGCGGTCGGCGGCGCCGACACGGGACCCGCCGATCCGGCCCGCGACCACGGCGACGGCCGGCCCTGA
- a CDS encoding GNAT family N-acetyltransferase, translating into MTDLRIEQADSEAALRDWQFAHNTVIPTAPLSLDDVRERAGRNRLDVMYRDGELVGCATVRPPADASAAATVIARILPVHRGQGLGNELYAHALAHARALGATVIETCVLASNEDGLRFAAARGFTEVERYVLPGDTVPFVDLRLVL; encoded by the coding sequence ATGACTGATCTACGCATCGAGCAGGCCGACAGCGAGGCCGCGCTGCGGGACTGGCAGTTCGCGCACAACACGGTCATCCCCACCGCACCGCTGTCGCTCGACGACGTACGGGAGCGGGCCGGCCGCAACCGGCTCGACGTGATGTACCGGGACGGCGAACTCGTCGGCTGTGCCACGGTCCGGCCGCCCGCCGACGCATCCGCCGCGGCCACGGTCATCGCCCGGATCCTCCCCGTGCACCGCGGGCAGGGCCTCGGCAACGAGCTGTACGCGCACGCCCTCGCCCACGCCCGCGCGCTCGGCGCCACCGTCATCGAGACGTGCGTGCTCGCCTCCAACGAGGACGGCCTGCGCTTCGCCGCCGCCCGCGGATTCACCGAGGTCGAACGGTACGTACTGCCCGGCGACACCGTCCCGTTCGTCGACCTCCGGCTGGTGCTCTGA
- a CDS encoding Lrp/AsnC family transcriptional regulator, translated as MDRIDLHILRELQNDGRLSNQELAQRVGLSASPCMRRVRQLELDGVIQGYRAVVDPEAVGRGFEVLVSIEVRRDRETVEAFEAALQDIPDVIEAYRLFGSPGCLLRIAVADLAAYERLWIERLTTLTGVTEVNSQIIMKRIKEPRGLPVDR; from the coding sequence ATGGACAGAATCGATCTCCACATCCTGCGCGAGCTGCAGAACGACGGCAGGCTGAGCAACCAGGAACTCGCGCAGCGCGTCGGCCTCAGCGCCTCCCCGTGCATGCGGCGGGTGCGGCAGCTCGAACTGGACGGGGTGATCCAGGGCTACCGGGCCGTCGTCGACCCCGAGGCCGTGGGCCGCGGCTTCGAGGTGCTGGTGTCGATCGAGGTCCGCCGCGACCGCGAGACGGTCGAGGCGTTCGAAGCGGCCCTCCAGGACATCCCCGATGTCATCGAGGCCTACCGGCTGTTCGGCAGCCCCGGCTGCCTCCTGCGCATCGCGGTCGCCGACCTCGCCGCGTACGAACGCCTGTGGATCGAGCGGCTGACGACCCTCACCGGGGTGACCGAGGTCAACTCGCAGATCATCATGAAGCGGATCAAGGAGCCGCGCGGCCTCCCCGTCGACCGCTGA
- a CDS encoding NTP pyrophosphohydrolase, which yields MTVLIVDGANVVGSVPDGWWRDRHGAAERLRDRLAERRADEEIILVVEGAARGVESVPGVRVEAAPGEGDDLIVELAARYADRDCVVVTADRALRDRVRAHGARCAGPRTVRPAD from the coding sequence GTGACCGTGCTGATCGTGGACGGTGCGAATGTCGTCGGGTCGGTCCCGGACGGCTGGTGGCGGGACCGCCACGGCGCCGCCGAGCGGCTGCGCGACCGGCTGGCGGAGCGCCGGGCCGACGAGGAGATCATCCTCGTGGTCGAGGGCGCGGCCCGCGGGGTCGAGTCCGTCCCCGGGGTGCGCGTGGAGGCCGCGCCGGGCGAGGGCGACGACCTGATCGTGGAACTGGCCGCCCGGTACGCGGACCGCGACTGCGTCGTGGTCACGGCGGACCGCGCCCTGCGCGACCGGGTCCGCGCCCACGGCGCCCGCTGCGCGGGCCCGCGCACCGTCCGCCCGGCGGACTGA
- the galK gene encoding galactokinase, whose amino-acid sequence MTGEAEAGAFRQVFGDPPAGVWAAPGRINLIGEHTDYNDGFALPMALPHTTRVAARRRADGRLRLHSTRGDGRVTDLAVADLASGTGMDWARYPAGVVWALREAGHHVGGADLHFDSDVPAGAGLSSSAALECAVALAYDELYGLGLPGPELARIAQRAENAFAGVPCGIMDQMASVCCTEGAALHLDSRTLARRQVPFDPEGRGLALLVVDTRVTHDLGDGAYAALRAGCEQAAALLGLTALRDLAAHELASALAELPPELVPLVRHVVTEDERVAEAVGHLEAGRVGALGPVLTAGHASLRDDYRVSCPEADLVVDTALAAGALGARMTGGGFGGSVIVLVPAAAADPVAAAVHAAFAAAGHRQPGVLPAAPAPGARRIA is encoded by the coding sequence GTGACCGGCGAGGCCGAGGCCGGCGCCTTCCGGCAGGTGTTCGGTGACCCGCCGGCCGGTGTCTGGGCGGCCCCCGGACGGATCAACCTCATCGGCGAACACACCGACTACAACGACGGGTTCGCCCTCCCGATGGCGCTGCCGCACACCACCCGGGTGGCCGCCCGCCGCCGCGCGGACGGCCGGCTGCGCCTGCACAGCACCCGCGGCGACGGCCGGGTCACCGACCTCGCCGTGGCCGACCTGGCCTCCGGCACGGGCATGGACTGGGCGCGCTACCCGGCAGGCGTGGTCTGGGCGCTGCGCGAGGCCGGCCACCACGTCGGCGGCGCAGACCTCCACTTCGACAGCGACGTACCCGCCGGTGCCGGCCTGTCCTCGTCCGCCGCCCTCGAATGCGCCGTGGCCCTCGCCTACGACGAGCTGTACGGGCTGGGCCTGCCCGGCCCCGAACTGGCCCGGATCGCGCAGCGCGCGGAGAACGCCTTCGCGGGCGTGCCGTGCGGGATCATGGACCAGATGGCCTCCGTCTGCTGCACGGAAGGCGCCGCCCTGCACCTCGACAGCCGTACGCTCGCCCGGCGACAGGTGCCCTTCGACCCCGAGGGGCGGGGTCTGGCCCTCCTCGTCGTCGACACCCGCGTCACCCACGACCTCGGCGACGGCGCGTACGCGGCCCTGCGTGCCGGATGCGAGCAGGCCGCGGCGCTCCTCGGCCTGACCGCCCTCCGAGACCTCGCGGCGCACGAACTGGCCTCGGCGCTTGCGGAGCTGCCGCCCGAACTCGTACCGCTGGTGCGCCACGTGGTCACCGAGGACGAGCGGGTCGCCGAGGCCGTCGGCCACCTGGAGGCCGGGCGGGTCGGAGCCCTCGGCCCGGTCCTCACCGCGGGCCACGCCTCGCTCCGCGACGACTACCGGGTCTCGTGCCCGGAGGCGGACCTGGTGGTGGACACCGCGCTGGCGGCCGGGGCGCTGGGGGCGCGGATGACCGGCGGGGGGTTCGGGGGCTCGGTGATCGTCCTCGTACCGGCCGCTGCCGCGGATCCGGTCGCCGCCGCGGTCCACGCGGCCTTCGCCGCTGCCGGGCACCGCCAGCCCGGCGTCCTCCCCGCCGCCCCTGCCCCAGGCGCCCGCCGAATCGCCTGA
- the galT gene encoding galactose-1-phosphate uridylyltransferase, with translation MKKTITKLADGRELIYYDADERAVRDDAPDLRPLDPVHSSPELRRDPATGDWITIASHRQTRTYHPPADACPLCPSRDGRPSEIPAADYEVAVFENRFPSLSGDVGRCEVVCFTPEHDTGFAGLTPQRARLVLDAWTDRTAHLATLPAVAQVYCFENRGAEIGVTLSHPHGQIYGFPFATPRTAKMTAAAAAHRDATGRNLFEDLLAEARATPARIVTAGDHWTAFVPYAARWPYEVHLYPHRRVPDLTHLTEAERAEFPGIYLDLLRRFDRLFPEPGSAVQTAPTPYISAWHQAPRTGGDELALHLELFTVRRTADKLKFLAGTESGTEAFINDVSPETAAQRLREAAA, from the coding sequence GTGAAGAAGACCATCACGAAACTCGCCGACGGTCGTGAACTGATCTACTACGACGCCGACGAGCGCGCCGTCCGCGACGACGCCCCCGACCTGCGCCCGCTCGATCCCGTGCACAGCAGCCCGGAGCTGCGCCGCGACCCCGCCACCGGCGACTGGATCACCATCGCCTCCCACCGGCAGACCCGCACCTACCACCCGCCGGCCGACGCCTGCCCCCTGTGCCCCTCCCGCGACGGCAGGCCGAGCGAGATCCCGGCCGCCGACTACGAGGTCGCCGTCTTCGAGAACCGCTTCCCCTCCCTGTCCGGCGACGTCGGCCGCTGCGAGGTGGTCTGCTTCACCCCCGAACACGACACCGGATTCGCCGGCCTCACCCCGCAACGCGCCCGCCTCGTCCTCGACGCCTGGACCGACCGCACCGCCCACCTCGCCACCCTGCCGGCCGTGGCCCAGGTGTACTGCTTCGAGAACCGCGGCGCCGAGATCGGCGTCACGCTCAGCCACCCGCACGGCCAGATCTACGGCTTCCCCTTCGCCACCCCGCGCACCGCCAAGATGACCGCCGCCGCGGCCGCACACCGCGACGCCACCGGACGCAACCTCTTCGAGGACCTGCTCGCCGAAGCGCGCGCCACCCCCGCACGGATCGTGACCGCCGGCGACCACTGGACCGCGTTCGTCCCGTACGCCGCGAGGTGGCCGTACGAGGTGCACCTCTACCCGCACCGCCGGGTCCCCGACCTGACCCACCTCACCGAAGCCGAACGCGCCGAGTTCCCCGGCATCTACCTCGACCTGCTGCGCCGGTTCGACCGCCTCTTCCCGGAACCCGGCAGCGCCGTCCAGACCGCGCCCACCCCGTACATCTCCGCCTGGCACCAGGCCCCCCGCACCGGCGGCGACGAACTCGCCCTGCACCTGGAGCTGTTCACGGTCCGCCGGACCGCCGACAAGCTGAAGTTCCTCGCCGGCACCGAGTCCGGCACCGAGGCCTTCATCAACGACGTGAGCCCCGAGACGGCCGCCCAGCGGCTGCGGGAGGCCGCCGCGTGA